The Variovorax sp. S12S4 genome includes the window GCGTCCGGCCCGAGACAACGCCAATGAACCTCCCGGCCCATACCGCGTCACGCGAACGCCGCCCTCGAGCCCTTCATTCAGCCCGGGCACGCCCGGTACGGTGCCGCTCATTGCATGGACGCAGGCGGCCACATGGACCGGCGGCGCCGGCCGAGGCCCGATCGATGCCGAGCGATGGATTCCCTGCGTTGCGCATCACAGCGCCGGCAACACCTATGCATTGCGCGTGCGCGGCGACAGCATGACCGCCCCGCACGGCCACCTGAAGAGCTACCCCGCGGAATCGATCATCTTCGTCGACACGCTGCGAACAGCGCCCGCCGACGGCGAACGCATCATCGCCAGGCTCGAGTCGAACAACGAGGTCACGTTCAAGGTCTTCAAGGAAGAAGACGGCCGCCGCTGGCTGCTGCCGTTGAACCCCAGGCACGAGCCGATCCGCGCGGAGTTCATCGTGCTGGGCACCGTCATCGGCAAGTGGGAAGACGAAGACTGACGCACGCGCCAGGTCAGGTTGCGTGCAGGTTCGGCGGGCACAGTAGAGGCTCCTTCTCCCCGTGGCCTGCATCCTCTCTGATCCTCCCTCCTCCAGCAGGTCACCTTCCAGCCCGCCCTTGTGCGGGCTGTTTTTTTGGCAAACAAAAAAGCCTGCTATCTCTCGACAGCAGGCTTTCAATATTCACGCGATTCGGGTGGTAGGACGTACTGGATTCGAACCAGTGACCAACGGATTAAAAGTCCGCTGCTCTACCAACTGAGCTAACGTCCCGGAACCATTTTCTTCTTCTTTGCCAGAGTTGAATCCGGCAAAGCCAAAGATTATAGCGCGACGTTGCTCGCGATTTTGTCGAGAACCCAACCTGCGGCGCATTGGCCGAAAGTGGCCGTCACGCTCACCACTGAACCGTAGCCATGGCAGTTGAGCGAGCCGTCACCTTCGATGGCGCAGGAGGCATCGGGCGGCGCAACGCTTTCGCGGCTGAAGACGCAGGCCACGCCGATCTTGCGGCCTTCGCGTGGTGCGCCGTGTTCCTTGCGCAGGCGCTGGCGCAGCTGGGCAAGCAGCGGGTCGTGCGTGACGAGCGAAAGGTCGTCGATGTCGACCTTGTGCGCCTGCCGCTTGCCGCCGGCCGCACCCACGGTGACGAAGGCGGCGCGCGATGCGCGTGCCCATGCCGCCATCGCGAGCTTGGCCTTCACCTGGTCGCATGCATCGATGACGGCGGTTGCGGGCCCGTTCTCGGCCTGCGACGCATCCAGCAGCGCAGTCCAGTTGCCGGGCTCGACGAATTCGTCGATGGCGAACACCTTGCACTCGGGGTTGATCTGCGCAATGCGATCGCGCATCGCCTCGACCTTGGCTTGCCCTACGGTCGAATCGAGCGCGTGGATCTGGCGGTTGATGTTCGACTCCGAAACGTGGTCGAGGTCGATCAGCGTCAGCCGCCCCACTCCGCTGCGCGCCAGGGCTTCGACCGCCCAGGAGCCGACGCCACCGATGCCGACGACGAGCACATGCGCGTTGCGGATGCGCGCGGCGCCCGCCACGCCATAGAGGCGTTCGAGGCCGCCGAAGCGGCGCGCAAAGTCAGGCGCCGCGGTGTCGGTGACGACAGCCGCGGCGGCGTTCAGTGCTTCCGGAAGGATTGCATTCAAGCGGAGTGCTCCGCCGGCTTCAACGCAGGCGCGAGAGGCGCTCGCGGCCCGCCTGGGCGGCTTCGGATTGCGGATAGGCCTTGGTCAGGTCTTCCAGCGTGCGACGCGCGGCGCGCGTGTCCTTCAGCTCGATCTGGCAGTTCGCGATCGACAGCACGGCCTCGGGAGCCTTGGCGTGGTCGGGCGCGAGCGACAGCATGGAGCGGAAGTTCGCAATGGCCTCGTTGTAGTTGCGTGTGGCGTACTGGGCATTGCCGAGCCAGAACAACGCCGAGGCGTTGTAGCCGCTCTGCGGGTAGCGCTTGACGAACTCCGCGAAGGCGGTTTGCGCCTGCGCGAACTGCCCCGCACGAAAGATGCCGAGCGCGGCGTCGAAGTCGGCTTTTTCCTTGGGGTCGGCGGTGAACTCGCGTCCGTCCACCGAAACCTTCGTGGGTTCGTTCTGCTTCAGCCGGTCGTCGATGGTGCTCTGGCGGGACTGCATTTCGCTCAGCGTGCGCTGCAGCTGCTCGTTCTGGCCGGTCATGCGCGCAAGATCGCCCCGCATCTGCTCGATCTGGTTTTGCAGGTCGAGCAGGCTGCGGCGCAGCTGGCCGTTTTCGTCGGTCAGCCGCTGGTCGGTCTGCTGGCGCATGGCTTCGACACGCTGCCGCAGGTCGAGAATGGCGCGGCGCGCCTCGTCATCCTCGAACAACGCGGCTTGCGAGCCTGCCGAAACGCAGAGCAAGGCGGCAGCCAGTGCCGCGCCTCGCAATAGAGCGTGTTGCATCACCGGGTGTAGCGGAGTTCAGCGCGGCGGTTCTGAGCCCAGACGTCTTCGCCCGAGCCCTGAGCCGCCGGCTTTTCCTTGCCGAAGCTCACGGCTTCGATCTGGGCATCGTTCACGCCCAGCAGCGTCAGCGAGCGGCGGACGGCTTCGGAACGCTTCTGGCCCAGTGCAAGGTTGTACTCACGGCCGCCACGCTCATCGGTGTGGCCTTCAATGGAAACACGGCGCTGCGGATTGGCCTTGAGGAAACGGGCATGGCCGTCGATCAGGGACTGGAACTCGGGCTTGACCGTGTAGCTGTCGTAGTCGAAATAGACGATGCGTTCGATACCGACCGGCCCTTGCGCGGTGCCGGCATTGGGGTCGATGGTGACGGGCGCGACGCCGCTGGCGCTGCCCTGCTGGCTGCCGGCGGTTCCGGAGCGGTCGGTCACCGGTGTGTCGTTGAGCTTGGTGCCCGACGAGCAGCCAGCAATCAGAGCCACGATGGCCAGCGAATAAATCGTACGTTTCAACATTGGGTACTCCTCAAATAAACCTTGGTCATTGCTTTTGAAACGGACCCCAGTCCGGTTCTCTAATGTCTCCCGCCTGCCCCGCCAGCCGTGCCTTGATTTTTCCGTCCAGCGTGGTCGTCATGAGCGCTTCGCGGCCTTGCAGGTGCGTTGCGTAGACGATCAGCTTGCTATTGGGGGCAAAGCTTGGGCTCTCGTCTGCCGAGGTGTCGGTGATGGCCGAGACATTGCCGGTTGCCAACTCCATCACGTGGAGTTTGAACGCACCGCCAACGCGGGAGATGTAGGCCAACCACCGACCATCGCCGCTGACAGAAGGAGAAATGTTGTAGGTGCCACTGAAGGTGACACGGGTTGGCGCGCCGCCTCCGGCGCTCATCTTGTAGATCTGGGGAGCACCGCCGCGGTCGCTCACGAAGTAGATCGTGCTGCCGTCGGCCGAGTAGACCGGCTCGGTGTCGATGCTGGCGCTCTGCGTCAGGCGTCGCGGCTCGCCGCCGCTGGCCGCGATGGTGTAGAGCTGCGAGCCGCCGTCACGGCTGAGCGTAACCGCCAGCGAGTTGCCGTCGGGTGCCCATGCCGGCGCGCTGTTGGAGCCGCGAAAGTTTGCAAGCAGGCGGCGCTGGCCGCTGGCCACGTTGTGCACGTACACCACGGGCTTGCGCGATTCGAAGGACACATACGCGAGTTGCTGGCCGTTGGACGACCACACGGGCGAAATGATGGGTTCCGGGCTCGCGAGCGCGGCCTGCGCGTTCTCGCCATCGGCGTCCGCCACCCACAGCGAGTAGCGGCTGCCGCCCTTGGTCACGTAGGCGATGCGGGTCGAGAAGATGCCTTTGTCGCCGGTCAGCTTTTCATAGACGTAGTCTGCAATGCGGTGCGACGCGAGCCGCAGGTCGCCCTGCGGAACGGTGTAGCTCTGGCCGCCGAGGTCCTGTCCGCGCACCACATCCCAGAGGCGAAAGCGCACGTCGAAGCGGCCATCGCCCAGCCGCGTGACGCTGCCGACCACCAGCGAATCCGCGGTGCGCTGGCGCCACAGCGCGAGGTCGGGGCGCGAGGCTTCGTCGAGCGCCTGGCCGGAGGCATCGACGCCGCGAAACTGGCCGCTGCGTTCGAGGTCGGCCTGCACGATCTCGGAAATTTTCTGGGGCGAGGCGTCCTGGCCCTTGAACGGGACCAGCGCAATGGGCAGCTGCGTCAGCCCGACGCCCGAGACCTCGACCCGGAACTGGGCGAGCGCGGGCAGCATGGGAGTTGCAGCAAGAGCCGCGACAAGACCGCGGCGTGCAAAAAACGATGAAGAAGGAGTTGGAATGGAAACTGGCAACGGCTTGTTCATGCGGTTCGGAGATGTTTCGGGGAAAAAAGTTCTACCCGATGCGACGGGCCACATGTTACACACTGGTTTGATCGTGCCGTCACAAAACGTGTATTGGGCGGCGCGGTCCTACATGACACCTTGCTGAAGGCCTGTTTGGGCGCCCCGTAGAATCCGCCGCCATGCAAGCATCCCCCGGCAGTGAGACCGCACGCCCTCCCCTGATTCGCCGGCTGGCGCGCCTCATGACCTGGTTCGGCGGCTCACGCCATTGGTGGGCCGTCGGGATCGTCGGCGCCCTGATGGCGGCCATTACCGAGCCCTTGATG containing:
- the pal gene encoding peptidoglycan-associated lipoprotein Pal gives rise to the protein MLKRTIYSLAIVALIAGCSSGTKLNDTPVTDRSGTAGSQQGSASGVAPVTIDPNAGTAQGPVGIERIVYFDYDSYTVKPEFQSLIDGHARFLKANPQRRVSIEGHTDERGGREYNLALGQKRSEAVRRSLTLLGVNDAQIEAVSFGKEKPAAQGSGEDVWAQNRRAELRYTR
- a CDS encoding helix-turn-helix domain-containing protein, which translates into the protein METIAARALAARKYAKMTQKQAEAASGVKQSNISKIERGDTGRSMGLLALARAYRVDPNWLDTGDGPAPWDEVQLRPARDNANEPPGPYRVTRTPPSSPSFSPGTPGTVPLIAWTQAATWTGGAGRGPIDAERWIPCVAHHSAGNTYALRVRGDSMTAPHGHLKSYPAESIIFVDTLRTAPADGERIIARLESNNEVTFKVFKEEDGRRWLLPLNPRHEPIRAEFIVLGTVIGKWEDED
- the tolB gene encoding Tol-Pal system beta propeller repeat protein TolB, with the protein product MLPALAQFRVEVSGVGLTQLPIALVPFKGQDASPQKISEIVQADLERSGQFRGVDASGQALDEASRPDLALWRQRTADSLVVGSVTRLGDGRFDVRFRLWDVVRGQDLGGQSYTVPQGDLRLASHRIADYVYEKLTGDKGIFSTRIAYVTKGGSRYSLWVADADGENAQAALASPEPIISPVWSSNGQQLAYVSFESRKPVVYVHNVASGQRRLLANFRGSNSAPAWAPDGNSLAVTLSRDGGSQLYTIAASGGEPRRLTQSASIDTEPVYSADGSTIYFVSDRGGAPQIYKMSAGGGAPTRVTFSGTYNISPSVSGDGRWLAYISRVGGAFKLHVMELATGNVSAITDTSADESPSFAPNSKLIVYATHLQGREALMTTTLDGKIKARLAGQAGDIREPDWGPFQKQ
- a CDS encoding tRNA threonylcarbamoyladenosine dehydratase, whose translation is MNAILPEALNAAAAVVTDTAAPDFARRFGGLERLYGVAGAARIRNAHVLVVGIGGVGSWAVEALARSGVGRLTLIDLDHVSESNINRQIHALDSTVGQAKVEAMRDRIAQINPECKVFAIDEFVEPGNWTALLDASQAENGPATAVIDACDQVKAKLAMAAWARASRAAFVTVGAAGGKRQAHKVDIDDLSLVTHDPLLAQLRQRLRKEHGAPREGRKIGVACVFSRESVAPPDASCAIEGDGSLNCHGYGSVVSVTATFGQCAAGWVLDKIASNVAL
- the ybgF gene encoding tol-pal system protein YbgF, with protein sequence MQHALLRGAALAAALLCVSAGSQAALFEDDEARRAILDLRQRVEAMRQQTDQRLTDENGQLRRSLLDLQNQIEQMRGDLARMTGQNEQLQRTLSEMQSRQSTIDDRLKQNEPTKVSVDGREFTADPKEKADFDAALGIFRAGQFAQAQTAFAEFVKRYPQSGYNASALFWLGNAQYATRNYNEAIANFRSMLSLAPDHAKAPEAVLSIANCQIELKDTRAARRTLEDLTKAYPQSEAAQAGRERLSRLR